In Mustela nigripes isolate SB6536 chromosome 10, MUSNIG.SB6536, whole genome shotgun sequence, one DNA window encodes the following:
- the PDC gene encoding phosducin, translated as MSSPHDRNNKDLKERFSRKMSIQEYELIHRDKEDENCLRKYRRQCMQDMHQKLSFGPRYGFVYELETGEQFLETIGKEQKITTIVVHIYEDGIKGCDALNSSFTCLAAEYPMVKFCKIKASNTGAGDRFSSEVLPTLLVYKGGELISNFISVTEQFAEEFFSGDVESFLNEYGLLPEREIHALDQTNMEEDTE; from the coding sequence ATGAGCATTCAAGAATATGAATTAATTCACCGagacaaagaagatgaaaattgtCTGCGTAAATACCGTAGACAGTGTATGCAGGATATGCACCAGAAGCTGAGTTTTGGGCCTAGATATGGGTTTGTGTATGAGCTGGAAACTGGGGAGCAGTTCCTGGAAACCATTGGAAAGGAGCAGAAAATCACCACAATTGTTGTTCATATTTATGAAGATGGTATTAAGGGTTGTGATGCTCTAAACAGTAGCTTTACATGCCTCGCAGCTGAATACCCTATGGTCaagttttgtaaaataaaagcTTCTAATACAGGTGCTGGGGATCGCTTTTCCTCAGAGGTACTCCCCACACTGCTTGTCTACAAAGGTGGGGAACTCATTAGCAATTTTATCAGTGTTACAGAACAATTTgctgaagaatttttttctgggGATGTGGAGTCTTTCCTAAATGAATATGGATTACTACCTGAAAGAGAGATACATGCCCTAGATCAGACCAACATGGAAGAAGATACTGAATAA